A window of the Podarcis raffonei isolate rPodRaf1 chromosome 4, rPodRaf1.pri, whole genome shotgun sequence genome harbors these coding sequences:
- the C4H11orf54 gene encoding ester hydrolase C11orf54 homolog, translating into MANVEMFAFHVPSLEELVGVLQNGLKENFADVQVSVVDCPDLTKEPFTFPVKGICGKPRIADVGGVPYLLPLVQKEKVYDLNTIAKEMQLPGAFFLGAGAASSRVVGGNAELIPIVQAKNEKKPAVNRSYLAKINPEDGGCLLEQYSSKYKDCEFGLLANLYASEGLPGKVIEVKANRRTGEQNFISCMRKALEKYYGDKPVGMGGTFVIQKGKAKIHIMPSEFSACPLKTDEDVNNWLKFYEMKAPLICQPVLVSHDPGFDLRLEHTHCFSHHGEGGHYHQDTTPETVEYLGYFQAAEFLFRIDKPKETHMVGRD; encoded by the exons ATGGCCAATGTTGAGATGTTTGCTTTTCATGTACCTAGCCTGGAAGAACTTGTTGGAG TTTTGCAAAATGGACTTAAAGAAAACTTTGCAGATGTTCAGGTTTCTGTAGTGGACTGCCCTGATCTGACTAAAGAACCCTTCACATTTCCTGTTAAAG GTATTTGCGGCAAGCCTAGAATCGCCGACGTGGGCGGCGTTCCATACCTTTTGCCTCTTGTACAAAAAGAGAAG GTTTATGACCTGAACACAATTGCAAAGGAAATGCAGCTACCGGGAGCTTTCTTTCTCGGAGCTGGAGCAGCTTCATCCAGAGTTGTCGGAGGCAACGCTGAG cttatCCCTATCGTTCAAGCTAAAAATGAGAAAAAGCCAGCTGTCAATCGGAGTTACTTGGCCAAGATTAATCCGGAGGATGGTGGGTGCTTGCTGGAACAGTACAGCTCCAAATATAAGGATTGTGAATTTGGGCTGCTGGCCAACTTGTACGCCAGTGAAGGCCTTCCTGGCAAG gtcATTGAAGTGAAAGCAAATCGAAGAACTGGGGAGCAGAATTTCATATCCTGTATGAGGAAAGCCTTAGAAAAATATTACGGTGACAAACCAGTTGGCATGGGAGGGACATTTGTTATCcagaaaggaaaagcaaaaattcaTATTATG CCCTCAGAATTTTCTGCCTGTCCTTTGAAAACGGATGAGGACGTGAACAACTGGCTCAAGTTTTATGAAATGAAGGCTCCGCTAATTTGCCAACCCGTTTTGGTTTCCCATGATCCA GGGTTTGATCTGCGCCTCGAGCACACGCACTGCTTCAGCCACCATGGTGAGGGAGGCCATTACCACCAGGACACGACCCCAGAGACCGTCGAGTACCTGGGGTATTTTCAAGCCGCCGAGTTTCTCTTCCGAATTGACAAGCCCAAAGAGACACACATGGTTGGCCGGGATTAA